A genomic stretch from Halalkalicoccus subterraneus includes:
- a CDS encoding ABC transporter permease: MSDWRERADASLDWLVDTSAVQRILVSLTSLAFAVLLGTVLVFVSGFVADCTDPFILLPGVGYGCYNPVEMYGTMFTGAFGSLTALGRTLQETTLLLFTGLSVAVAFRAGLFNIGTQGQLVLGALGAALTVLTLGERVPGNVLGALVVIPAGVVVGALVGGAWGAIPGVMKAYADAHEVITTIMLNFVATGIAFWAVQNHVGNLESDSVQTHAIPEIARLPASISGARFSIYALVGALAIAVAIYLLYTRTVLGYELRTSGIQETAAEYGGVNAKRNVVTSMTLSGALGGIAGAVYVMMVQYRWQAGIPALGFDGVAVSILASNNPLGVIPAALLFGGMKSGSVAVDLSLGVPNELVEVLRGLIILFIAMPEFFRALGKRAGYGAGGEAE; encoded by the coding sequence GTGAGCGACTGGCGCGAGCGTGCCGACGCCTCGCTCGATTGGCTCGTCGACACCTCGGCCGTCCAGCGGATCCTCGTCAGCCTCACTTCTCTGGCGTTTGCCGTCCTCCTCGGCACGGTTCTGGTGTTCGTCTCGGGTTTCGTCGCCGACTGTACGGACCCCTTCATCCTGCTTCCCGGCGTCGGCTACGGCTGTTATAACCCCGTCGAGATGTACGGGACGATGTTCACCGGCGCCTTTGGCTCGCTGACGGCGCTCGGGCGCACCCTGCAGGAGACCACGCTCCTCCTGTTTACGGGCCTCTCGGTCGCCGTCGCCTTCCGCGCGGGGCTGTTCAACATCGGGACGCAGGGGCAGCTGGTGCTTGGCGCGCTCGGGGCCGCGTTGACCGTTCTCACACTCGGCGAACGCGTCCCGGGGAACGTCCTCGGTGCGCTGGTCGTGATCCCCGCCGGGGTCGTCGTCGGCGCGCTCGTCGGCGGCGCCTGGGGGGCGATCCCCGGCGTGATGAAGGCGTATGCCGACGCCCACGAGGTGATCACGACGATCATGCTGAACTTCGTGGCCACGGGCATCGCCTTCTGGGCCGTCCAGAACCACGTCGGTAACCTCGAGTCCGACTCGGTCCAGACCCATGCGATCCCCGAGATCGCGCGCCTGCCGGCGTCGATCTCCGGCGCGCGCTTCTCGATCTACGCGCTCGTCGGCGCGCTGGCGATCGCCGTCGCGATCTACCTGCTGTACACTCGCACCGTGCTCGGCTACGAGCTTCGCACCAGCGGGATCCAGGAGACCGCCGCCGAGTACGGCGGCGTCAACGCCAAGCGAAACGTCGTCACCAGCATGACGCTGTCGGGCGCGCTCGGTGGTATCGCGGGCGCGGTCTACGTGATGATGGTCCAGTACCGCTGGCAGGCGGGCATTCCCGCGCTCGGGTTCGACGGCGTCGCGGTCTCGATCCTCGCGAGCAACAACCCGTTGGGCGTGATCCCCGCGGCCCTGCTATTCGGCGGGATGAAAAGCGGGAGCGTCGCGGTCGACCTCTCGCTCGGCGTGCCAAACGAACTCGTCGAGGTCCTCAGAGGGTTGATCATCCTCTTCATCGCCATGCCGGAGTTCTTCCGGGCGCTCGGAAAGCGCGCCGGCTACGGGGCCGGAGGTGAGGCAGAATGA
- a CDS encoding aconitate hydratase, with protein MGQTLTEKILEDHLLDGELETGEEIGIEIDQVLTQDTTGTMVWLQFEALDLDEVQTETAAQYCDHQTYQFDFKNTDDHRFLRSAAGTFGAHFSRPGNGICHNVHKENYAAPGKTLLGSDSHTPTPGGLGELAIGAGGLDIAVAMGGGPYYIEMPEVVNVRLEGELPEWATAKDVILEMLRRLSVKGGVGKVLEYTGPGVETLSAPERTTITNMGTELGATSSIFPTDERTEEYLEALGREDEFVEIGPDEDAEYDDEITVDLSELEPLIAQPSMPDNIVPVREVAGTEVDQVIIGSCTNGGYEDILPTAKMLEGREVDKKTDMIVAPASKQASEMLAREGWTAELMAAGVNFSESTCGPCIGIGHVPGSDSVSVRTFNRNFEGRSGIEDDSVFLCSPEVATAAALKGELVDPRDLADELGDLEDPGFEMPDQYTGSKADLIPPEEAVDDELIKGPNIGDVPLKDPLDAHIEGEALLKMEDNITTDHIVPASSDILMYRSNIPKISEFTLSRVDDTFPERAQAADGGVLVAGENYGQGSSREHAALCPMYLGIEAVFAESFARIHKANLFNFGIVPLTIDEETYERIEQGDDIEIVDDVEEAIASGKNEFTIRVNDDWEATARLDASEREREIVTAGGKLSHTKQQADEGGLGASPADD; from the coding sequence ATGGGACAGACGCTAACGGAGAAGATTCTCGAGGACCATCTCCTCGATGGCGAACTCGAAACCGGCGAGGAGATCGGAATCGAGATCGATCAGGTGCTCACCCAGGACACGACGGGAACGATGGTCTGGCTGCAGTTCGAGGCACTCGATCTGGACGAGGTCCAGACCGAGACCGCCGCCCAGTACTGTGACCACCAGACCTACCAGTTCGACTTCAAGAACACCGACGACCACCGGTTCCTGCGTTCGGCCGCGGGCACCTTCGGCGCGCATTTCTCGCGACCCGGCAACGGGATCTGCCACAACGTCCACAAGGAGAACTACGCCGCACCCGGCAAGACGCTGCTGGGCAGTGACAGCCACACCCCGACGCCCGGCGGACTCGGCGAGCTCGCGATCGGCGCGGGCGGCCTCGACATCGCCGTCGCGATGGGCGGGGGTCCGTACTACATCGAGATGCCCGAGGTCGTCAACGTCCGTCTCGAGGGCGAGCTCCCCGAGTGGGCGACCGCGAAGGACGTCATCCTCGAGATGCTGCGCCGGCTTTCGGTCAAAGGCGGCGTCGGCAAGGTGCTCGAGTACACCGGCCCGGGCGTCGAGACGCTTTCCGCGCCCGAGCGGACGACCATCACGAACATGGGCACCGAGCTCGGCGCGACCTCCTCGATCTTCCCGACCGACGAGCGCACCGAGGAGTATCTCGAAGCGCTGGGTCGTGAGGACGAGTTCGTCGAGATCGGGCCCGACGAGGACGCCGAATACGACGACGAGATCACGGTCGACCTCTCGGAGCTCGAGCCGCTCATCGCACAGCCGTCGATGCCCGACAACATCGTTCCGGTGCGGGAGGTCGCGGGCACCGAGGTCGATCAAGTCATCATCGGCTCCTGTACGAACGGCGGCTACGAGGACATCCTGCCGACCGCGAAGATGCTCGAGGGCCGCGAGGTCGACAAGAAGACGGACATGATCGTCGCGCCCGCATCGAAACAGGCAAGCGAGATGCTCGCCCGTGAGGGCTGGACGGCCGAACTGATGGCCGCCGGCGTCAACTTCTCGGAGTCGACCTGTGGGCCGTGTATCGGTATCGGTCACGTCCCCGGCAGCGATTCGGTCTCGGTGCGGACGTTCAACCGCAACTTCGAGGGACGCTCGGGCATCGAGGACGACTCGGTCTTCCTCTGTTCGCCCGAGGTCGCCACCGCAGCTGCGCTCAAAGGCGAGCTCGTCGATCCGCGCGATCTGGCCGACGAGCTGGGCGATCTGGAGGACCCCGGCTTCGAGATGCCCGATCAGTACACGGGTTCGAAGGCCGACCTCATCCCGCCGGAGGAGGCCGTCGACGACGAGCTCATCAAGGGTCCGAACATCGGCGACGTCCCGCTGAAGGACCCGCTCGACGCCCACATCGAGGGCGAAGCGCTGTTGAAGATGGAGGACAACATCACGACCGACCACATCGTCCCCGCCTCCAGCGACATCCTGATGTACCGCTCGAACATCCCGAAGATCTCGGAGTTCACCCTCTCGCGGGTGGACGACACGTTCCCCGAGCGCGCACAGGCCGCCGACGGCGGCGTGCTCGTCGCCGGCGAGAACTACGGCCAAGGGAGTTCGCGCGAACACGCCGCGCTCTGTCCGATGTATCTCGGTATCGAGGCGGTCTTCGCCGAGAGCTTCGCCCGGATCCACAAGGCGAACCTCTTCAACTTCGGGATCGTCCCGCTCACGATCGACGAGGAGACCTACGAGAGGATCGAGCAGGGAGACGACATCGAGATCGTCGACGACGTCGAGGAGGCCATCGCCTCCGGCAAAAACGAGTTCACCATCCGCGTGAACGACGACTGGGAGGCGACCGCGCGCCTCGACGCGTCCGAGCGCGAGCGCGAGATCGTCACCGCCGGCGGCAAGCTCTCGCACACGAAACAGCAGGCCGACGAGGGCGGCTTGGGCGCGAGCCCCGCCGACGACTGA
- a CDS encoding nucleoside hydrolase: MSSEPRRLLIDTDTAGDDTQAILLAALSDRVALEGLTISAGNVPFEYQVENAKYTLELADSTDVPVYEGARSPLIKDHLSAEYVHGEGGLGGELFPETGIPSADEHAVDAIVRTARENPGDVTLACIAPLTNVALAYQREPDLPELLEEVWVMGGAVNTLGNITPAAEYNFWVDPDAARIVMDAFETTLVDWGVTLRDSLFDAETFDEIETIDTPLAEFFLTITGAVREFNRQSEHDSLGADVTTQPDSLTLATLLEPDLIERAGTYHVEVDDREGPTRGYSLVDELGVTDGQPRTRVIESIDGEYFERMLLDAFRHGDPHYSSR; this comes from the coding sequence ATGAGTTCCGAACCCCGACGACTGCTGATCGATACCGACACCGCGGGCGACGACACGCAGGCGATCCTGCTGGCCGCGCTCTCCGATCGCGTCGCCCTCGAAGGTCTGACGATCTCTGCCGGGAACGTCCCCTTCGAGTACCAGGTCGAGAACGCGAAGTACACCCTCGAATTGGCCGATTCGACGGACGTTCCCGTCTACGAGGGTGCCCGATCACCCCTGATCAAAGATCACCTGTCAGCCGAATACGTCCACGGCGAGGGTGGACTCGGCGGCGAGCTGTTCCCCGAGACGGGGATCCCCTCGGCCGACGAGCACGCCGTCGATGCGATCGTTCGAACCGCCAGGGAGAACCCGGGCGACGTCACCCTCGCGTGTATCGCCCCATTGACGAACGTCGCGCTCGCCTATCAGCGCGAACCCGACCTCCCCGAACTCCTCGAGGAGGTGTGGGTCATGGGCGGGGCGGTCAACACGCTCGGGAACATCACGCCCGCGGCCGAATACAACTTCTGGGTCGATCCAGACGCCGCACGGATCGTCATGGATGCCTTCGAGACCACGCTCGTCGACTGGGGGGTAACGCTCCGCGATTCGCTGTTCGACGCCGAGACCTTCGACGAGATCGAAACCATCGACACGCCGCTGGCCGAGTTCTTCCTGACGATCACGGGTGCCGTCAGGGAGTTCAACCGCCAGTCCGAGCACGATTCCCTCGGTGCGGACGTGACCACCCAGCCCGATTCGCTGACGCTTGCGACGCTGCTCGAACCCGATCTGATCGAGCGCGCCGGGACGTACCACGTCGAGGTCGACGACCGGGAAGGACCCACGCGGGGCTACAGCCTCGTCGACGAACTCGGCGTCACAGACGGGCAGCCGCGAACGCGCGTGATCGAATCAATCGACGGCGAGTACTTCGAGCGCATGCTGCTCGATGCGTTCCGTCACGGGGATCCACACTACTCGTCGCGCTAA
- a CDS encoding ABC transporter permease, with product MNAPTVSRRQGLALGAVLFGLFVFAFVVDGGRGLIGDVTGVVSASYLASAFRLTVPIAFAAMGGIFAEKSGVINIGLEGLLIIGAFGAVASLWGLSATPIGPNVWLAFLFAVLASTFVALLFAIVCIEFKADQIIAGLAVWLIALGFAPFASIVIWNQTNSPSVGTFSPIEIPVLSALPNVGSLFSVTPPVLLLVLAVPFSWYLLNHTPFGMWIEASGEDPKSLDTAGISVRHVRYAGVLLSGIYCGIGGAGLALNTGQFVGSGDTMVDGRGWIGLTAYLIGNYNPVNAFLASFLFAGLDALQLELQQIAGYDVSSTLVGIIPYVAVLIVLTLVGRTRMPAEAGEHYESDE from the coding sequence ATGAACGCGCCGACGGTGAGCCGGAGACAGGGACTCGCGCTCGGTGCGGTCCTCTTCGGCCTGTTCGTGTTCGCGTTCGTCGTCGACGGCGGACGCGGGCTGATCGGCGACGTCACCGGCGTCGTCAGCGCCTCGTATCTCGCCTCGGCGTTCCGACTCACGGTCCCGATCGCCTTCGCGGCGATGGGCGGCATCTTCGCCGAGAAGAGCGGCGTCATCAACATCGGTCTCGAAGGGCTGCTCATCATCGGCGCGTTCGGCGCGGTCGCGAGCCTGTGGGGCCTGTCGGCGACGCCGATCGGCCCGAACGTCTGGCTCGCGTTCCTGTTCGCGGTGCTCGCGAGCACGTTCGTCGCGCTGCTGTTCGCGATCGTCTGTATCGAGTTCAAGGCCGACCAGATCATCGCCGGGTTGGCGGTCTGGCTGATCGCGCTCGGCTTCGCGCCCTTCGCGAGCATCGTCATCTGGAACCAGACCAACAGCCCGAGCGTCGGCACGTTCTCTCCCATCGAGATCCCGGTGCTCTCGGCGCTTCCGAACGTGGGATCGCTCTTCTCGGTCACGCCGCCGGTTCTCCTCCTCGTCCTCGCGGTGCCGTTCTCGTGGTACCTCCTCAACCACACGCCGTTCGGGATGTGGATCGAGGCCAGCGGCGAGGATCCGAAATCGCTCGACACCGCGGGCATCAGCGTCCGCCACGTGCGGTATGCGGGCGTGTTGCTCTCGGGGATCTACTGCGGGATCGGCGGCGCGGGTCTCGCGTTGAACACCGGCCAGTTCGTCGGTAGCGGCGATACGATGGTCGACGGGCGGGGCTGGATCGGGCTGACGGCCTACCTGATCGGCAACTACAACCCGGTCAACGCGTTCCTCGCCTCGTTCCTGTTCGCCGGGCTCGATGCCCTCCAGCTCGAACTCCAACAGATCGCCGGCTACGACGTCTCCTCGACGCTCGTCGGGATCATCCCCTACGTCGCCGTGCTGATCGTCCTCACGCTCGTCGGACGCACCCGGATGCCCGCCGAGGCCGGCGAGCACTACGAGTCCGACGAGTAG